From a region of the Daphnia pulicaria isolate SC F1-1A chromosome 1, SC_F0-13Bv2, whole genome shotgun sequence genome:
- the LOC124338248 gene encoding mucin-19-like isoform X1, which yields MKESGPLAAAGLEEARPDSLGCALAPSAAVASINNNNNNNNIIISNNNNVVSPVSVPNPAAVGPAGQPTTTTTGGRSGDPTNFEYEDSEWDVGIGNLIIDLDADIEKNNSGITSTTTTTPTQKGNQQGSGAGMPSGTSPNSGATGSSPLNTNNGSAAAVTATTTTNSTTAGATTTTVKSGGGGGSNGSAGGKMAAAVHSATVEPGLKMKIKRTKPGPGTRSSETKHEIVKTSEGNAAATATTGSVQQPTTGPAVSSSAAAAIGSPTAVTAVTATVAAAAAVRQPQLAGANNNNNNNNNNNNKRGPSANHKRDKSREKVANPGGAVKMQTTTGSSVGTSSTTTAAAVTATASVTGMMTTSSGVTVTPVTVSGGGSPASLRAGMVVPSCTTSSLTVTPVVVGGGMLPSSRTPPLSSSTVVLPAGMVNGGGPTNGSSPTYPGCNSTASPVTVTPVGVTSLLNNLGGPGRPDALIVGTNKTSSSSGLMTSTSSCTEPPSPPAKKWRTSGHLASDKVADPSPPPPALSTASSVTGGNRSVTLLAVTPPSAGLLVNGVGGHGNPSMMSVTSSSSPSADGSPCSSSHSTSCSSSLVVSRADACVGTCSASTMTEPECLGPCEPGTAVTLEGIVWHETEGGVLVVNVTWRGKTYVGTLMDCTKNDWAPPRFCDSPTSDAESRAPKGRAKRGRGATSTPVPTGGAGGVGVAGLADASLSPMHSKLRNGAKGRRGVGGGNGGGGLPAPPSPAKEVLTSGGKRKGSSGGSGPSGGASGGVKNLDEAANGSANKRSRSSSRGAGSSSPSMDPPPVVSTAASPMLIECPEPNCSKKYRHINGLKYHQSHAHGGISTVNANGGVAAVAAEANFDEDSNQDVTMVTPTKSGKEVPTTTPQPAAEEAMEVAPFTGKVPMPPPPESTTTATTTSSGTSSTSASSLNPVSVGVTTATDSAASPQKPPKPSSPRLPAPSPIQLLSASSSSSSSPSVIPTDATPSPVTNGSSKPAVEHLFTPIVTQPINTTSTTTPSSTTWTTLTPNPRSPAMAVTATTPKVTGSDAESVERKERSKHKKKNKDKDRERNERRDHAAKKSPGAPTVTANGSLYHNMTSAVANPSSPASTATIGADPSGVNSLTSGIGATNGPILATDSNREDVQSPAYSDISDANDQSPSLLDAELLESKKVAEKLAAEAAACLPPVAGPGAGPSVHPALGSFSMYPFYGQPAFMPPTAADQQAGKMLMKPEERREDPAVKPIPAQAAGIPPLPPPPPPPTLPAGSGHPGPGALYQPPYGFIPPYPAYPMDPVMIDPTASAARSTSKTPDQGGLGIPPAHSPRRIDSSPGRKDEKKPPIGTSVTPVAPIKSDPVSLPPSMAISMTKDPIKEEMKKMTTPSMEKILPPSSLPLPGPISVPTGPSPLGPPGMPGSGPPGSGPPGQGAFDTAMLYQRQHQEDLRRFYNVYGGDDPMLGPGPGHPAGMGMFPPPMNSPGSGPPGPGWMVNGPKSSPLDPQQPPSQQQMMQQQQQQQQQQQQQQHNQQQQQLQQIQQHIHQQQQIQQQQHQQQFQQQLQHQLQLQQQHQQQQHQQQQQQQQMQQHMQNQALHQHLQQQHQQQQQQQQQQQQQQQHQQQQQQQQQQQQQQQQQQQQQQQHQSRKSSSKSSSSMPSSASSPKLRPPSVDRKQEHRDKEQQRPNEKISEGVKPTMETQGPPPPPGPPPGAGLSPYGMYPNLYPYGLPFDPSHPAYRNTMASMLGGSPHNPFGPDPRNGPSPFGIPHHPHQLSPAGMRGYPSGPGGFPGPSGEDLSRAHALEMLQHQANQYYASLAGPPPPPPPSSAQQGGAPTSSGPISGPGSQQSQSQQHKIHELAERAMKSPPASPAVGHDKNQVSMGSGLGLIPPNPSTTPTGPGQMAKMSMNMDRRSPSMGSNNPPRSLLSSSVGQPGAPPMPPSSAGFLPPSLAASNHHQYPPSGSPYGGPKPLLRP from the exons ATGAAAGAGTCGGGCCCGCTGGCTGCTGCAGGACTGGAGGAGGCGCGGCCCGATTCTCTGGGTTGTGCACTTGCGCCCAGCGCCGCCGTTGCTtcgatcaacaacaacaataataataataatattatcatCAGCAATAACAACAACGTCGTGTCTCCAGTGTCGGTCCCCAATCCGGCAGCAGTAGGCCCAGCTGGCCagccaacgacgacgacgaccggtGGAAGGTCGGGCGACCCGACGAATTTCGAGTACGAAGACTCCGAATGGGATGTTGGCATTGGCAATTTAATTATCGATTTAGACGCCGAtattgaaaagaataattcAGGAATTACCTCAACTacaactactacaccgaccCAGAAAGGGAATCAACAGGGTTCCGGCGCCGGAATGCCCAGCGGAACCAGTCCAAATAGTGGAGCTACCGGCTCATCGCCCTTAAACACAAACAACGGCAGTGCTGCGGCTGTTACGGCAACTACGACAACAAACTCTACTACGGCCGgagccacaacaacaacagtcaaaagtggtggtggtgggggcaGTAACGGGTCGGCGGGTGGGAAGATGGCAGCGGCCGTCCACTCGGCCACAGTTGAACCCGgtttgaaaatgaagattAAACGGACAAAACCTGGGCCAGGCACCAGGTCCTCGGAGACCAAACACGAAATCGTCAAGACCTCGGAGGGaaatgcagcagcaacagcaacaactggATCAGTGCAACAACCTACAACTGGGCCGGCAGTTTCTTcgtctgcagcagcagcaatcggTTCGCCGACGGCCGTCACAGCTGTGACGGCCactgtggcagcagcagcagccgtccgCCAGCCTCAACTGGCCggagccaacaacaacaacaataataataacaacaacaacaacaagcgtGGACCGTCGGCCAACCACAAAAGAGACAAGTCCAGGGAGAAAGTTGCCAATCCAGGGGGAGCTGTCAAAATGCAAACAACAACTGGATCATCCGTGGGGacgtcgtcgacgacgacagcAGCGGCCGTCACGGCAACCGCATCCGTGACGGGAATGATGACGACATCTTCGGGAGTCACGGTGACTCCGGTAACCGTCTCCGGGGGCGGATCGCCGGCCTCTTTACGCGCCGGAATGGTCGTCCCATCTTGCACGACAAGCAGTTTGACAGTGACTCCGGTTGTCGTCGGGGGAGGAATGTTGCCCAGCAGCCGGACTCCTCCACTCTCCTCCTCCACTGTTGTCCTTCCGGCCGGAATGGTCAACGGAGGAGGACCCACCAACGGGTCCAGTCCCACCTATCCCGGCTGCAACAGCACGGCATCTCCCGTGACAGTCACGCCAGTCGGTGTCACCTCTCTTCTCAACAACCTGGGCGGCCCAGGCCGTCCAGACGCTCTCATTGTTGGCACAAATAAAACCTCCTCGTCGTCCGGCTTGATGACGTCGACTTCTTCTTGCACAGAGCCGCCGAGTCCCCCAGCCAAGAAATGGCGCACATCTGGCCATCTGGCGTCGGATAAA gTTGCGGATCCAAGTCCTCCGCCGCCAGCACTGTCGACAGCCAGCAGCGTGACGGGTGGAAATCGGAGCGTGACTCTATTGGCTGTGACACCACCCAGTGCCGGATTGCTGGTCAACGGTGTTGGGGGCCATGGTAATCCATCGATGATGTCGGTCACATCTTCTTCTAGTCCCAGTGCGGATGGCTCTCCGTGCTCCTCATCCCATTCGACATCCTGCTCATCGTCGCTGGTCGTCTCCAGAGCGGATGCTTGTGTGGGCACGTGCAGTGCCTCCACCATGACGGAACCAGAATGCCTAGGACCCTGTGAACCGGGCACCGCCGTCACCTTAGAAGGAATCGTCTGGCATGAAACAGAAGGAG GTGTTTTAGTCGTCAATGTCACATGGCGAGGTAAAACATATGTTGGCACATTGATGGATTGTACCAAAAATGACTGGGCACCGCCAAG attttgcgATTCGCCGACGAGTGATGCCGAGTCCCGAGCACCAAAAGGCCGTGCCAAAAGAGGCCGCGGAGCgacaagcacgccagtgccgaCCGGCGGGGCCGGTGGTGTCGGAGTGGCCGGATTAGCCGATGCCTCATTGAGTCCCATGCACAGCAAATTGCGGAATGGAGCCAAAGGGCGACGTGGAGTGGGTGGAGGCAATGGCGGAGGTGGACTGCCGGCCCCACCCAGTCCAGCCAAAGAAGTTTTGACTTCAGGTGGCAAGCGAAAAGGCAGCAGCGGTGGCAGTGGACCTAGTGGTGGTGCTAGTGGCGGCGTCAAAAACCTGGACGAGGCGGCCAACGGCAGTGCCAACAAACGGAGTCGTTCCAGTTCGAGAGGAGCCGGGTCTTCCAGCCCGTCCATGGATCCACCGCCTGTCGTGTCGACGGCAGCGTCTCCAATGTTAATCGAGTGCCCGGAGCCCAACTGTTCCAAGAAATATCGACACATCAACGGCCTCAAATATCACCAGTCACACGCTCACGGAGGTATCAGCACGGTCAACGCCAACGGTGGAGTGGCCGCTGTGGCGGCGGAAGCCAATTTCGACGAAGATTCCAATCAGGACGTGACGATGGTGACACCTACCAAGAGTGGCAAAGAAGTGCCAACGACGACGCCTCAACCGGCTGCTGAAGAGGCCATGGAAGTGGCTCCTTTCACCGGCAAAGTGCCGATGCCTCCGCCACCAgagtcgacgacgacggcgacgacgactTCTAGTGGCACGTCGTCGACGAGTGCCTCCTCATTGAATCCCGTTTCAGTTGGTGTCACGACTGCAACGGATTCTGCCGCTTCGCCGCAGAAACCCCCAAAGCCCAGCAGCCCACGGCTTCCGGCACCTAGTCCCATCCAACTTCTTTCGGCGTCATCTTCGTCATCCTCCTCCCCGTCTGTGATACCGACCGACGCTACTCCTTCGCCCGTCACTAATGGATCCAGCAAACCGGCCGTCGAGCATCTCTTCACTCCCATCGTCACTCAGCCAATCAACACGACGTCCACCACCACACCTTCTTCGactacatggactactctGACGCCCAATCCGCGTAGTCCGGCCATGGCCGTCACTGCTACTACTCCCAAAGTGACTGGCTCTGACGCCGAATCGGTCGAGCGGAAGGAAAGGTCAaagcacaagaagaagaacaaggacAAGGATCGTGAACGCAACGAAAGGAGGGATCACGCCGCCAAGAAATCTCCTGGAGCGCCGACAGTGACGGCCAATGGATCGCTCTACCACAATATGACGTCAGCCGTCGCCAATCCGTCCAGTCCGGCCTCTACGGCCACCATCGGAGCCGATCCTTCTGGCGTTAACTCATTGACTTCCGGCATTGGCGCCACCAATGGCCCTATACTCGCCACCGATTCCAACCGCGAAGATGTACAAAGTCCAGCTTATTCGGACATCTCGGACGCCAACGATCAGTCACCTTCCTTACTTGACGCCGAGCTGTTGGAGAGCAAGAAAGTGGCGGAAAAATTAGCGGCCGAAGCGGCTGCTTGTCTTCCACCAGTGGCCGGCCCTGGAGCTGGACCCAGTGTTCATCCGGCTTTAGGTTCTTTCAGCATGTACCCGTTTTATGGTCAACCCGCGTTCATGCCACCAACGGCAGCCGACCAGCAGGCCGGTAAAATGCTGATGAAGcccgaagagagaagagaagatccAGCAGTCAAACCTATTCCGGCTCAAGCTGCCGGAATCCCgccactaccaccaccaccaccaccacctacaTTGCCGGCTGGCAGTGGTCATCCTGGTCCAGGTGCTTTGTATCAACCGCCCTACGGATTTATTCCACCTTATCCGGCGTATCCAATGGATCCAGTGATGATTGATCCAACCGCTTCCGCCGCCAGATCGACCAGCAAGACACCGGATCAAGGAGGATTGGGTATCCCTCCAGCTCATTCGCCGAGAAGGATCGACTCGAGTCCAGGTCGTAAGGACGAGAAGAAACCTCCTATCGGCACGTCCGTCACACCCGTGGCGCCCATCAAGAGCGATCCGGTGTCTCTGCCACCATCCATGGCCATTAGCATGACAAAGGATCCCATCaaggaagaaatgaagaaaatgacaacTCCATCCATGGAAAAGATTCTTCCTCCTTCATCTCTACCACTTCCCGGTCCTATCAGCGTTCCGACTGGCCCTAGTCCGTTGGGTCCTCCCGGCATGCCCGGATCCGGTCCACCTGGATCTGGTCCACCTGGTCAAGGAGCTTTCGACACGGCCATGTTGTACCAACGGCAACATCAAGAGGATCTGCGTCGCTTTTACAACGTTTATGGTGGTGACGATCCGATGCTCGGTCCAGGCCCTGGCCATCCAGCAGGCATGGGCATGTTTCCGCCTCCGATGAATTCACCAGGTTCTGGTCCTCCCGGACCAGGTTGGATGGTCAATGGTCCCAAGAGTTCACCACTAGATCCTCAACAGCCTCCGTCTCAACAGCAGatgatgcagcagcagcagcaacaacaacagcagcagcaacaacaacaacataaccaacagcagcagcagttgcagCAGATTCAACAGCATAtacaccagcagcaacaaatccaacagcaacagcaccaACAACAATTTCAGCAACAATTGCAACATCAGCTAcaactccagcagcagcatcagcaacaacaacatcaacagcagcagcagcagcaacagatgCAACAACACATGCAAAACCAGGCGCTCCATCAGCACCTTCAGCAgcaacatcagcagcagcaacaacaacaacagcagcagcaacaacaacaacaacaccagcaacaacaacaacagcagcagcaacaacagcagcagcaacaacagcagcagcagcagcagcaacagcatcaaTCGCGCAAATCTTCGTCCAAATCTTCGTCGTCTATGCCCAGCTCGGCTTCGAGTCCAAAATTACGGCCGCCTTCGGTCGACAGGAAACAGGAGCATAGAGACAAGGAGCAACAGAGGCCCAATGAAAAGATCTCGGAAGGAGTTAAACCGACGATGGAAACTCAAGGACCACCACCTCCGCCCGGACCACCGCCAGGTGCCGGTTTGTCGCCGTACGGAATGTATCCCAACTTGTATCCGTATGGATTACCGTTCGACCCATCTCATCCAGCCTACCGGAACACGATGGCTTCCATGTTGGGTGGATCACCTCACAATCCATTCGGTCCAGACCCTAGAAACGGCCCGTCTCCGTTTGGTATTCCCCACCATCCGCACCAGTTGTCGCCGGCTGGAATGAGAGGCTACCCGTCGGGTCCGGGCGGATTTCCCGGTCCTTCCGGTGAAGATTTGAGCAGAGCGCACGCGCTGGAAATGCTACAGCACCAAGCCAACCAGTATTACGCATCACTGGCTGGCCCACCTCCACCACCTCCACCTTCATCGGCCCAGCAAGGAGGAGCTCCGACGAGTTCTGGCCCTATTTCCGGCCCTGGTTCCCAGCAATCTCAATCTCAGCAGCACAAAATCCACGAGCTGGCGGAACGGGCCATGAAGTCACCTCCTGCCTCGCCGGCCGTCGGCCACGACAAGAACCAGGTTTCAATGGGTTCTGGTCTCG
- the LOC124338248 gene encoding nascent polypeptide-associated complex subunit alpha, muscle-specific form-like isoform X2, with amino-acid sequence MAQQMLTVMAEAAAQQQQQHGSSPTSQPQQHATPRVKVKGRRRVKSRTSYSLSLKLKAVEEAERSGLRAAALNLDIDERVLRQWLTKAEELRQAGLTNAGSTRRLRSRSASKIASGVSSSPEHEVADPSPPPPALSTASSVTGGNRSVTLLAVTPPSAGLLVNGVGGHGNPSMMSVTSSSSPSADGSPCSSSHSTSCSSSLVVSRADACVGTCSASTMTEPECLGPCEPGTAVTLEGIVWHETEGGVLVVNVTWRGKTYVGTLMDCTKNDWAPPRFCDSPTSDAESRAPKGRAKRGRGATSTPVPTGGAGGVGVAGLADASLSPMHSKLRNGAKGRRGVGGGNGGGGLPAPPSPAKEVLTSGGKRKGSSGGSGPSGGASGGVKNLDEAANGSANKRSRSSSRGAGSSSPSMDPPPVVSTAASPMLIECPEPNCSKKYRHINGLKYHQSHAHGGISTVNANGGVAAVAAEANFDEDSNQDVTMVTPTKSGKEVPTTTPQPAAEEAMEVAPFTGKVPMPPPPESTTTATTTSSGTSSTSASSLNPVSVGVTTATDSAASPQKPPKPSSPRLPAPSPIQLLSASSSSSSSPSVIPTDATPSPVTNGSSKPAVEHLFTPIVTQPINTTSTTTPSSTTWTTLTPNPRSPAMAVTATTPKVTGSDAESVERKERSKHKKKNKDKDRERNERRDHAAKKSPGAPTVTANGSLYHNMTSAVANPSSPASTATIGADPSGVNSLTSGIGATNGPILATDSNREDVQSPAYSDISDANDQSPSLLDAELLESKKVAEKLAAEAAACLPPVAGPGAGPSVHPALGSFSMYPFYGQPAFMPPTAADQQAGKMLMKPEERREDPAVKPIPAQAAGIPPLPPPPPPPTLPAGSGHPGPGALYQPPYGFIPPYPAYPMDPVMIDPTASAARSTSKTPDQGGLGIPPAHSPRRIDSSPGRKDEKKPPIGTSVTPVAPIKSDPVSLPPSMAISMTKDPIKEEMKKMTTPSMEKILPPSSLPLPGPISVPTGPSPLGPPGMPGSGPPGSGPPGQGAFDTAMLYQRQHQEDLRRFYNVYGGDDPMLGPGPGHPAGMGMFPPPMNSPGSGPPGPGWMVNGPKSSPLDPQQPPSQQQMMQQQQQQQQQQQQQQHNQQQQQLQQIQQHIHQQQQIQQQQHQQQFQQQLQHQLQLQQQHQQQQHQQQQQQQQMQQHMQNQALHQHLQQQHQQQQQQQQQQQQQQQHQQQQQQQQQQQQQQQQQQQQQQQHQSRKSSSKSSSSMPSSASSPKLRPPSVDRKQEHRDKEQQRPNEKISEGVKPTMETQGPPPPPGPPPGAGLSPYGMYPNLYPYGLPFDPSHPAYRNTMASMLGGSPHNPFGPDPRNGPSPFGIPHHPHQLSPAGMRGYPSGPGGFPGPSGEDLSRAHALEMLQHQANQYYASLAGPPPPPPPSSAQQGGAPTSSGPISGPGSQQSQSQQHKIHELAERAMKSPPASPAVGHDKNQVSMGSGLGLIPPNPSTTPTGPGQMAKMSMNMDRRSPSMGSNNPPRSLLSSSVGQPGAPPMPPSSAGFLPPSLAASNHHQYPPSGSPYGGPKPLLRP; translated from the exons ATGGCCCAACAAATGTTGACGGTGATGGCCGAAGCtgctgcccagcagcagcagcagcacggcaGTTCTCCCACCAGtcaaccacaacaacatgcCACGCCACGAGTCAAAGTCAAAGGCCGTCGAAGGGTCAAGAGTCGGACGTCGTACTCGCTTTCTCTTAAATTGAAAGCCGTCGAAGAAGCTGAACGATCGGGACTGAGAGCCGCTGCTCTTAATTTAGACATAGACGAACGAGTTTTACGACAATGGCTCACGAAAGCCGAAGAATTGCGTCAGGCTGGTCTTACCAATGCCGGATCAACCCGCCGGCTCAGATCTCGTTCGGCCTCCAAAATCGCCTCCGGTGTCTCATCTTCTCCCGAACACGAG gTTGCGGATCCAAGTCCTCCGCCGCCAGCACTGTCGACAGCCAGCAGCGTGACGGGTGGAAATCGGAGCGTGACTCTATTGGCTGTGACACCACCCAGTGCCGGATTGCTGGTCAACGGTGTTGGGGGCCATGGTAATCCATCGATGATGTCGGTCACATCTTCTTCTAGTCCCAGTGCGGATGGCTCTCCGTGCTCCTCATCCCATTCGACATCCTGCTCATCGTCGCTGGTCGTCTCCAGAGCGGATGCTTGTGTGGGCACGTGCAGTGCCTCCACCATGACGGAACCAGAATGCCTAGGACCCTGTGAACCGGGCACCGCCGTCACCTTAGAAGGAATCGTCTGGCATGAAACAGAAGGAG GTGTTTTAGTCGTCAATGTCACATGGCGAGGTAAAACATATGTTGGCACATTGATGGATTGTACCAAAAATGACTGGGCACCGCCAAG attttgcgATTCGCCGACGAGTGATGCCGAGTCCCGAGCACCAAAAGGCCGTGCCAAAAGAGGCCGCGGAGCgacaagcacgccagtgccgaCCGGCGGGGCCGGTGGTGTCGGAGTGGCCGGATTAGCCGATGCCTCATTGAGTCCCATGCACAGCAAATTGCGGAATGGAGCCAAAGGGCGACGTGGAGTGGGTGGAGGCAATGGCGGAGGTGGACTGCCGGCCCCACCCAGTCCAGCCAAAGAAGTTTTGACTTCAGGTGGCAAGCGAAAAGGCAGCAGCGGTGGCAGTGGACCTAGTGGTGGTGCTAGTGGCGGCGTCAAAAACCTGGACGAGGCGGCCAACGGCAGTGCCAACAAACGGAGTCGTTCCAGTTCGAGAGGAGCCGGGTCTTCCAGCCCGTCCATGGATCCACCGCCTGTCGTGTCGACGGCAGCGTCTCCAATGTTAATCGAGTGCCCGGAGCCCAACTGTTCCAAGAAATATCGACACATCAACGGCCTCAAATATCACCAGTCACACGCTCACGGAGGTATCAGCACGGTCAACGCCAACGGTGGAGTGGCCGCTGTGGCGGCGGAAGCCAATTTCGACGAAGATTCCAATCAGGACGTGACGATGGTGACACCTACCAAGAGTGGCAAAGAAGTGCCAACGACGACGCCTCAACCGGCTGCTGAAGAGGCCATGGAAGTGGCTCCTTTCACCGGCAAAGTGCCGATGCCTCCGCCACCAgagtcgacgacgacggcgacgacgactTCTAGTGGCACGTCGTCGACGAGTGCCTCCTCATTGAATCCCGTTTCAGTTGGTGTCACGACTGCAACGGATTCTGCCGCTTCGCCGCAGAAACCCCCAAAGCCCAGCAGCCCACGGCTTCCGGCACCTAGTCCCATCCAACTTCTTTCGGCGTCATCTTCGTCATCCTCCTCCCCGTCTGTGATACCGACCGACGCTACTCCTTCGCCCGTCACTAATGGATCCAGCAAACCGGCCGTCGAGCATCTCTTCACTCCCATCGTCACTCAGCCAATCAACACGACGTCCACCACCACACCTTCTTCGactacatggactactctGACGCCCAATCCGCGTAGTCCGGCCATGGCCGTCACTGCTACTACTCCCAAAGTGACTGGCTCTGACGCCGAATCGGTCGAGCGGAAGGAAAGGTCAaagcacaagaagaagaacaaggacAAGGATCGTGAACGCAACGAAAGGAGGGATCACGCCGCCAAGAAATCTCCTGGAGCGCCGACAGTGACGGCCAATGGATCGCTCTACCACAATATGACGTCAGCCGTCGCCAATCCGTCCAGTCCGGCCTCTACGGCCACCATCGGAGCCGATCCTTCTGGCGTTAACTCATTGACTTCCGGCATTGGCGCCACCAATGGCCCTATACTCGCCACCGATTCCAACCGCGAAGATGTACAAAGTCCAGCTTATTCGGACATCTCGGACGCCAACGATCAGTCACCTTCCTTACTTGACGCCGAGCTGTTGGAGAGCAAGAAAGTGGCGGAAAAATTAGCGGCCGAAGCGGCTGCTTGTCTTCCACCAGTGGCCGGCCCTGGAGCTGGACCCAGTGTTCATCCGGCTTTAGGTTCTTTCAGCATGTACCCGTTTTATGGTCAACCCGCGTTCATGCCACCAACGGCAGCCGACCAGCAGGCCGGTAAAATGCTGATGAAGcccgaagagagaagagaagatccAGCAGTCAAACCTATTCCGGCTCAAGCTGCCGGAATCCCgccactaccaccaccaccaccaccacctacaTTGCCGGCTGGCAGTGGTCATCCTGGTCCAGGTGCTTTGTATCAACCGCCCTACGGATTTATTCCACCTTATCCGGCGTATCCAATGGATCCAGTGATGATTGATCCAACCGCTTCCGCCGCCAGATCGACCAGCAAGACACCGGATCAAGGAGGATTGGGTATCCCTCCAGCTCATTCGCCGAGAAGGATCGACTCGAGTCCAGGTCGTAAGGACGAGAAGAAACCTCCTATCGGCACGTCCGTCACACCCGTGGCGCCCATCAAGAGCGATCCGGTGTCTCTGCCACCATCCATGGCCATTAGCATGACAAAGGATCCCATCaaggaagaaatgaagaaaatgacaacTCCATCCATGGAAAAGATTCTTCCTCCTTCATCTCTACCACTTCCCGGTCCTATCAGCGTTCCGACTGGCCCTAGTCCGTTGGGTCCTCCCGGCATGCCCGGATCCGGTCCACCTGGATCTGGTCCACCTGGTCAAGGAGCTTTCGACACGGCCATGTTGTACCAACGGCAACATCAAGAGGATCTGCGTCGCTTTTACAACGTTTATGGTGGTGACGATCCGATGCTCGGTCCAGGCCCTGGCCATCCAGCAGGCATGGGCATGTTTCCGCCTCCGATGAATTCACCAGGTTCTGGTCCTCCCGGACCAGGTTGGATGGTCAATGGTCCCAAGAGTTCACCACTAGATCCTCAACAGCCTCCGTCTCAACAGCAGatgatgcagcagcagcagcaacaacaacagcagcagcaacaacaacaacataaccaacagcagcagcagttgcagCAGATTCAACAGCATAtacaccagcagcaacaaatccaacagcaacagcaccaACAACAATTTCAGCAACAATTGCAACATCAGCTAcaactccagcagcagcatcagcaacaacaacatcaacagcagcagcagcagcaacagatgCAACAACACATGCAAAACCAGGCGCTCCATCAGCACCTTCAGCAgcaacatcagcagcagcaacaacaacaacagcagcagcaacaacaacaacaacaccagcaacaacaacaacagcagcagcaacaacagcagcagcaacaacagcagcagcagcagcagcaacagcatcaaTCGCGCAAATCTTCGTCCAAATCTTCGTCGTCTATGCCCAGCTCGGCTTCGAGTCCAAAATTACGGCCGCCTTCGGTCGACAGGAAACAGGAGCATAGAGACAAGGAGCAACAGAGGCCCAATGAAAAGATCTCGGAAGGAGTTAAACCGACGATGGAAACTCAAGGACCACCACCTCCGCCCGGACCACCGCCAGGTGCCGGTTTGTCGCCGTACGGAATGTATCCCAACTTGTATCCGTATGGATTACCGTTCGACCCATCTCATCCAGCCTACCGGAACACGATGGCTTCCATGTTGGGTGGATCACCTCACAATCCATTCGGTCCAGACCCTAGAAACGGCCCGTCTCCGTTTGGTATTCCCCACCATCCGCACCAGTTGTCGCCGGCTGGAATGAGAGGCTACCCGTCGGGTCCGGGCGGATTTCCCGGTCCTTCCGGTGAAGATTTGAGCAGAGCGCACGCGCTGGAAATGCTACAGCACCAAGCCAACCAGTATTACGCATCACTGGCTGGCCCACCTCCACCACCTCCACCTTCATCGGCCCAGCAAGGAGGAGCTCCGACGAGTTCTGGCCCTATTTCCGGCCCTGGTTCCCAGCAATCTCAATCTCAGCAGCACAAAATCCACGAGCTGGCGGAACGGGCCATGAAGTCACCTCCTGCCTCGCCGGCCGTCGGCCACGACAAGAACCAGGTTTCAATGGGTTCTGGTCTCG